The following are from one region of the Coffea eugenioides isolate CCC68of chromosome 2, Ceug_1.0, whole genome shotgun sequence genome:
- the LOC113759931 gene encoding uncharacterized protein LOC113759931, which translates to MALSVWIKFRLALVATSREVAFVHQFFSNLVFIINIVTASSKRNDELKEAQAIEVATKIANGELETGRGLNQIGTLKRVGDTLDGGSYSQHGDANFALNQLLSFEFVFTLHLMKDIMEITHLLCIALQRKSQDILNAMHLGSSTTKLLKNFRDSGWDDFLVKVKLFCEQHQIDIPCMNAQYIARRGRSRSHHDEISVEHYYRVDIFLATIVIGFNDHTVELLVLSTASDPRNGFMLFKIDDICKLVEKFYPNDFMEQELVRLRIELQHFELDIPNHLELQELSGIHELCQGLVKTRKSVIYHLIDRLIRLVLTLLVSTATAERTFSIMKIIKTKLQNKMEDNLLNDYLTVYRKGSC; encoded by the exons ATGGCCCTGTCTGTATGGATCAA GTTTCGACTTGCTTTAGTTGCAACTTCTAGAGAAGTAGCTTTTGTTCATCAATTCTTCTCCAATTTAGTTTTTATTATCAACATTGTTACTGCATCTAGCAAACGTAATGATGAATTAAAGGAGGCTCAAGCAATTGAAGTTGCTACTAAGATTGCTAATGGTGAACTTGAAACTGGAAGGGGGCTTAATCAAATTGGCACTTTAAAACGAGTTGGAGATACTT TAGATGGAGGTTCATACTCTCAACATGGAGATGCAAATTTTGCTTTGAATCAGTTGTTATCTTTTGAGTTTGTTTTCACTTTGCATCTTATGAAAGACATTATGGAAATTACTCATCTTCTTTGTATAGCATTGCAACGTAAATCTCAAGATATTTTGAATGCAATGCATCTTGGCTCAAGCACAACAAAGCTACTGAAAAATTTTCGAGATTCGGGATGGGATGATTTCTTGGTGAAAGTTAAATTATTTTGTGAGCAACATCAAATTGATATCCCATGTATGAATGCTCAATATATTGCAAGACGTGGTAGATCTCGAAGTCATCATGATGAGATTAGTGTGGAGCATTATTATCGAGTGGATATATTTCTTGCAACAATtgtgatagg GTTTAATGATCATACCGTGGAATTGCTTGTTTTGAGCACTGCTTCAGATCCTAGAAATGGATTTATGCTGTTCAAGATTGATGATATTTGTAAACTTGTAGAGAAGTTCTATCCGAATGATTTTATGGAGCAAGAACTAGTACGTCTAAGAATAGAACTTCAACATTTTGAGCTCGATATTCCAAATCATCTTGAATTGCAAGAATTATCTGGTATTCATGAGTTATGTCAAGGCTTGgtgaagacaagaaaatcaGTGATATATCATCTTATTGATCGATTGATTAGACTTGTTCTTACTCTTCTTGTATCAACTGCAACTGCAGAgcggacattttcaattatgaaaataatcaagaCAAAGCTCCAAAACAAGATGGAAGATAATTTATTGAATGATTATCTAACTGTATATAGAAAAggaagttgctga
- the LOC113759932 gene encoding la-related protein 6A-like gives MEAEGVPIPSMSASHPPTSDDHPDFSPAGSPDLADEQHQQLLMPSDQPAVTLSDDLRDKIIKQVEYYFSDENLPADKFLMKYVSKDKDGYGALAGYLQIHNLFFLLSVIWQVACIA, from the exons atggAGGCTGAAGGAGTTCCCATACCCTCCATGTCTGCATCTCATCCACCGACTTCCGATGATCATCCTGATTTCTCACCGGCCGGATCTCCTGACCTCGCCGACGAACAGCACCAGCAGCTTCTGATGCCCTCCGATCAGCCTGCTGTCACTCTTTCCGATGATCTCCGCGACAAAATCATTAAGCAG GTGGAGTACTACTTTAGTGATGAAAATTTACCTGCAGACAAGTTTTTGATGAAGTATGTGAGTAAAGACAAGGATGGCTATG GAGCATTGGCAGGTTATCTTCAAATTCACAACCTCTTTTTCCTTCTGTCTGTCATTTGGCAGGTGGCGTGTATTGCTTAA